GTAACCTGCGCGGTGTGGATCTGGAGCGGGCGACGTTTCGCGACAGCCGTTTGAACGGAGCGACGCTGCTGGGGGCGAACCTCAAGCACACGGGATTTTTCAGTTGCCAGTTGCTGGGTTGCACGCTGCGTTCTCCGCAGAGCTACGCGCAGATGGACACCGGAACTTTTTTCGGACGCGCTTGGCGCTATTCGCTGGGGCGCAAGGTGCTGGGAACCGCCTTGCTGCCGTTCTACCGGCGCGGGCCGCATCTTTTGAAACCGGCGGCGTTGCACCGCTTCTCCCGCCGCAGGGAAAAGACGCGGCAGGTGTTCGATCAGCGGAGTCTGGGTGGACTGGTGGCGCGGGAACGGCGCGACGTTTGCGGCGAAATAAAACTTTGTCTGCGCGACAACGGCATCGTGCACAAGGCCGCGATTTACTATGAGCAGGAAGAATATTGGCGGACACGGGCGCGCTGGGACAAGATCCACCGCTGGAAAGGCTGCCTGAAAAGCGGCAACCGCATCCGGTTCGGGTTGCTGTGCTGCCGCCTGGTGCTGGCCGAGCGGTTGATGGGTTACGGCGAGCGGCCGGGCCGGATCGTGCGCTGGAGTTTTGGCGTAATCGCGCTCTGCGCGCTGCTGTTCTTTTACTTGGGCTATGAGATTGAAACGCCGATGGGGTTGTGGGTGCCGTTCGGGCTGCATGACCACCAGTTTTCCGAAGCGGGCGGTGGGGTGGATCTGGCGCGCTGCCTGCTGTTTTCCATCGAACGCTTTACCACGGTCGGTTCCAGCATTTTGCGGGCCGCGCCGGGGTTCAGTCATGCCATCGCCAGCTTCGAAGCGCTGGTGGGTGTGCTGTTTGTCGCGCTGGCTACGGTGACGTGGGCGAGGAAGGCGATCAGGGACTGAAGGGAAAACGCTGAAAGGCTGAAACGGGAACGGCATGTCCGGCGAAGCCGAGATCTTGCTTTGCGGACCGTGCCCCTACGGCGGAGCAATGCCTGATGGTATTGCTTGGGCTCCGCTGGCTGGCACTTAAACGATTGCGGATGTAACCTCTGAAAGGGTTCTTCTGTGGATACTGAACTTCGAACCTATCGTGTGCCGCTGGACGGCAAGGTCAGTCTGTCCGAATATGCGACAGATGACACAGGCGAATTTGGACGGACGGCGAAAGGGCGCGAGAAGGCGGAGCAACAGGGCGCGGAGCTGAAGGAGAAGATCGCCGACTTGCAGGAGCGGCTGTATGCCGAGGCGAAACAGACGCTGCTAATTGTGTTGCAGGGGATGGATGCCGGGGGCAAGGACGGCACGATCAAGCATGTGATGTCGAGCGTCAATCCGCAGGGGTGCGACGTGACATCCTTCAAGGTGCCGTCGTCGCTGGAACAGGCGCACGATTTTCTGTGGCGCGTTCACAACGCGGTGCCGCCGCACGGGTTTATCGGCATTTTCAACCGTTCGCACTATGAAGATGTGCTGGTGACGCGCGTGCATGGGCTGGTGGACGATGACCTGGCGAAACGCCGCTTCCGGCAAATCAACGATTTCGAGCGGATGCTCTCCGAGAACGGCGTGACGCTGGTGAAGCTGTTTCTGCACATCTCACGCGACGAGCAGAAGCGGCGGTTGGAAGCGCGGCTGCACGATGCGAAGAAGAACTGGAAATTCAATCCGGGCGACCTCGCCGAGCGCAAACTCTGGAAAGAGTACATGCGGATGTACGAGGACGCGCTGGAGCACACGAACAAGGACGGTGCGCGCTGGTGGATTGTGCCGTCGGACGTGAAGTGGTACCGCAACTATGTGGTGGCGATGATTGTCGCCCGCGCGCTCAAAAAGATGGACCCGCAGTTCCCGCCGCCGCCGGCGGGAGTGGACCTGTCTTCGATTGTCATCGAATGACAAAATACTGAAACGCTGAAATACTGAAAGGCTGAAACGAAGAGAATCGAGAATTATGGAACCGCGCATTGCCATAGATCAGGAGAAGATCAAGACCTTCTGCGAGAAGTGGAAGGTGGTAGAGTTCTCGCTCTTCGGCTCGGTGCTTACGGATGAATTCAGGCCGGACAGTGACGTGGATGTGATAGTGGAGTTTGCAGAGGACACTCACTGGACTCTGTTCGATATGGTAGATATGGAGGACGAATTACGTGTTATCTTTGGTAGAGACGTAGATCTTTTGACGCGTAGCAGTGTTGTTCGCAGCGAAAACTACTTGATGCGAAAGAGCATCTTGTCCAATGTGAGGACAGTTTATGCCGCGTGACGAGACGTATCTCCTTTATATGCTTTTGGCAGCTCGTCGAGTTGTCAGATCAACGTCGCAAGTCTCCCGTGCCGAGTTTGATTCGAACGTTGAGAAGATGGATTCGGTAGTTCTCCAAATAGGAAACATTGGCGAGGCTGCAAGCCATATCAGCAGCGAATATTGCAATCTTCATCCGATGATTCCGTGGGGAGAAATCATCGGCATGCGGCACAGGGTATTTCACGGCTATGAGGTCATAGACTGGAATAAGGTGTGGGACACAGCCACCATCTCTGTGCCGAAATTGATTCCGATGATTGAACCGCTGGTGCCACCGGAAGAAGAGACATAAGGGCTGCCAAATGTGCATCTGCATAATAAATGACTGGCGTTTCAGGCAATGGCACTATGGTGGCGGAATGTGATCGTTTGATTTTCATTTCAGCCTTTCAGAATTTCAGCGTTTCAGCGTTTTCTATACATGCATCCTTCACCACGTAATACCGGTTGGATAGAAATTATTTGCGGGCCGATGTTCTCGGGGAAGACCGAGGAGTTGATCCGTAGATTGACGCGGGCGAAAATCGCCAAGCAGGCGGTGGAGATTTTCAAGCCGCGGATCGACACGCGCTATGCCAAAACGGAAATCGTCAGCCACAGCAGGCTTTCGATTCCCACCGCGCTGATTGACTCACCGTGGGAAATTCTGGACCTTGCCAAAAACGCCGAGGTGGTGGGGATCGACGAAGCGCAGTTCTTAGGGCTGGATCTGGTGCCTGTGGTGCAGCAGCTTGCCGACGCGGGCAAGCGGGTGATCTGCGCGGGGTTGGATACGGACTATCGCGGCGTGCCTTTCGAACCGATTCCGCAGCTTCTGTGCATCGCCGAATACATCGACAAGACGCTGGCGATCTGCGTGCGCTGCGGCAATCCGGCCAAGCACACGCAGCGGATTATCGAAAGTTCGGAGCGCGTGCTGGTGGGCGAATACGAATCCTACGAGCCGCGCTGCCGCAAGTGTTTCGTGCCGCCGCAACCCGCGCCGCCTCCGGTGGAGCAGTTGACACTGCCCGATGTAAGAAAGCCATAGATGAAATTCGAGCACAACACTGAAAAGCTGTTGCCACGCACCGCATACTACCGCCGACTGCTGGGGGCGGTGCTGTTCGGCGTCGTGATTACCACGATCTCTCTCGGATTGGGCGCGCTCGGGTACTGCTATTTCGGCCGCCTAAGTTTTGTGGACGGGCTGCTGAATGCTTCGATGATTCTCTTCAGCGAAGGTCCGGTGGACAGAATGGACACCACCGGCGGCAAGCTGTTCGCGACCGTTTACGCGATGTTCAGCGGCGTGGCGTACATCAGCATCGTCGGAGTGATCTTCGCACCGGTCTTTCATCGCTTTATGCACAGATTTCATCTCGATATCTCAGAAGATGAGCAGGAAGAAGATCGGGAAGAGGATCGCGCCGATAAGAATCGAAAGCCTAACTCCCGCGCATAGGTCTCTCCATTTTCTCGTTCATCGTTCAGCGTTCATCGTTTAATCCTCATGGAACAACTTCTTTCCTTTGTCTGCATTCCGGTGTTGATGTGCATTGCCTGGCTGATGTCCGATGACAAGCGATTGTTCCCGTGGCGGGTGGTGCTGTGGGGGACGGGGCTGCAATTCGTGTTCGCGCTGATCATTCTCTGGTCGTCGTGGGGGCGGAGCGCATTCGAGTGGCTGGGGATGGTGATGACGAATTTCCTCGGCTTTGCGCAGAACGGGGCGGAGTTTCTGTTCGGCAATCTGGTGAAGCCGGAGTACACACAAACCTTCGGCTTTCAGTTCGCGTTTGCGATTCTGCCGACGATCATCTTCTTTGCGGCGGTGATGGGGGTGGGGTACCATCTGGGGATCATGCAGCGGGTGGTGAAAGGCGTGGCGTGGGTAATGGCCAAGAGCATGCGGACCTCAGGGGCGGAATCGCTCTCCTGTGCGGCGAACATTTTTCTGGGGCAGACCGAAGCGCCGTTTCTGATCCGGCCCTTTATCTCGAGCCTGACGCGGAGCGAACTCAACGCGGTGATGGTGGGCGGATTTGCCACGATTGCCGGCGGCGTGATGGCGGGGTACATCGCGCTGGGCATTCCGGCCAAGCATCTGCTGGCGGCGTCGGTGATGAGCGCGCCCGCGGCACTGGTGTTTGCCAAGATTATAGTGCCCGAGCGGGAGAAGCCGATGACGGCGGGACAGGTGCGGCTGCCGGAAATGCCGCGCAACGCCAATGTGATTGACGCGGCGGCGGTGGGCGCGATGGACGGTCTGAAGCTGGCGGTGAATGTGGGCGCGATGCTGCTGGCATTTATCGCGCTGATTGCCGTAGTGAACTGGGCGCTCAGCTATTCCAGCGATCAGCTCAATGTGCTGGGCTTCTCCTATTTTCCGTCCAGTCTGAAACAGATTTTTTCGGTGGTCTTCTGGCCGATTGCCTTTTTGCTGGGTGTGCCGCTGAAGGAGTGCATGGATTTCGGCTATCTGCTGGGGACGCAGATGTCGGTCAATGAGTTTGTGGCGTTTGTGGATCTGTCGAATATGATCAAGGCGGGCACGCTTTCGCCGCGGGCAATTGCCCTGGCATCATACGCGCTGTGCGGTTTTGCCAACTTTTCGTCGGTGGCGATTCAGATCGGCGGGATTTCCGGGCTGGCTCCGGACCGCCGCCGGGATTTGGCGCAATTAGGTTTGCGCGCGATGATCGCGGGGAATCTCGCCAGTTACCAGACGGCGGCGATTGCCGGAATATTGATAAAGTAAGTCCTCTTGCACTGTCACACGCGTGAATCCGGAGGTCCTGTGTTCTTTTTCTATGTCATCGTCGGTATGGCTACGCTGCTGCTGCTCGGCATATTCAACGCGCGCCCAAAGCCGCGGGAAATTGATTCAGCGAATGCCGGGATCAAAGGCTGGCTCGCCATCTACCTGGGGTTCGTGTGGGTTTATGCGGCGTACTATGCGTCGCGCACAGTAGTTCTGTTCATCAAGGGACACGACGCGGCCGGGACAGGATTCGACATGTTAGCCTTTGTAATGCTCCTTTTCATCGCCAGCGCAACGCTGGGAAGACGTCGTCCCTTCGGGCTTGTCGTCGCCAGAACATTTCACTCTCTCGCAATCCTTGTCGTCATTATTGTGCTCATGACCGACAGGGCGGAGTGGGTACGATGGAGTTATTATGTGAGCGTTATGGTGATTAATGCGGTGTGGCTTGCCTATCTGCTCCGCTCCCGGCGAGTGAACGCGACCTTCCATGATGAAGCCGTGACCCACGCGGCGGGTGTGAGCGGGGGTGCCGCACAGCTATAGCGAAAGTGCCCGAGCGATACCGTTTCCATCCTTCACTTAATCGAGGAGAACGCGCATGCATTGGTTAGTAGTTGGAGCTCTGGTAGTTGTGTTGGTGGTGCT
This genomic stretch from bacterium harbors:
- a CDS encoding thymidine kinase, whose product is MHPSPRNTGWIEIICGPMFSGKTEELIRRLTRAKIAKQAVEIFKPRIDTRYAKTEIVSHSRLSIPTALIDSPWEILDLAKNAEVVGIDEAQFLGLDLVPVVQQLADAGKRVICAGLDTDYRGVPFEPIPQLLCIAEYIDKTLAICVRCGNPAKHTQRIIESSERVLVGEYESYEPRCRKCFVPPQPAPPPVEQLTLPDVRKP
- a CDS encoding nucleotidyltransferase domain-containing protein; the protein is MEPRIAIDQEKIKTFCEKWKVVEFSLFGSVLTDEFRPDSDVDVIVEFAEDTHWTLFDMVDMEDELRVIFGRDVDLLTRSSVVRSENYLMRKSILSNVRTVYAA
- a CDS encoding HepT-like ribonuclease domain-containing protein, which codes for MPRDETYLLYMLLAARRVVRSTSQVSRAEFDSNVEKMDSVVLQIGNIGEAASHISSEYCNLHPMIPWGEIIGMRHRVFHGYEVIDWNKVWDTATISVPKLIPMIEPLVPPEEET
- a CDS encoding pentapeptide repeat-containing protein: MKDIGAPAAADIVRWRARWTPERTAEVLRILAEDPQWGAKKIAGCVWYAPEEGFGSWQDEDAARHMTLFGWPVLDLRGFVFCDVPLHGARLMGTHAEGAVFLGRISDADFSQAHLAGVNARKAELVRLTLCSADVSGADMAGTMVRGSDLSHCNLRGVDLERATFRDSRLNGATLLGANLKHTGFFSCQLLGCTLRSPQSYAQMDTGTFFGRAWRYSLGRKVLGTALLPFYRRGPHLLKPAALHRFSRRREKTRQVFDQRSLGGLVARERRDVCGEIKLCLRDNGIVHKAAIYYEQEEYWRTRARWDKIHRWKGCLKSGNRIRFGLLCCRLVLAERLMGYGERPGRIVRWSFGVIALCALLFFYLGYEIETPMGLWVPFGLHDHQFSEAGGGVDLARCLLFSIERFTTVGSSILRAAPGFSHAIASFEALVGVLFVALATVTWARKAIRD
- a CDS encoding nucleoside transporter C-terminal domain-containing protein, whose translation is MEQLLSFVCIPVLMCIAWLMSDDKRLFPWRVVLWGTGLQFVFALIILWSSWGRSAFEWLGMVMTNFLGFAQNGAEFLFGNLVKPEYTQTFGFQFAFAILPTIIFFAAVMGVGYHLGIMQRVVKGVAWVMAKSMRTSGAESLSCAANIFLGQTEAPFLIRPFISSLTRSELNAVMVGGFATIAGGVMAGYIALGIPAKHLLAASVMSAPAALVFAKIIVPEREKPMTAGQVRLPEMPRNANVIDAAAVGAMDGLKLAVNVGAMLLAFIALIAVVNWALSYSSDQLNVLGFSYFPSSLKQIFSVVFWPIAFLLGVPLKECMDFGYLLGTQMSVNEFVAFVDLSNMIKAGTLSPRAIALASYALCGFANFSSVAIQIGGISGLAPDRRRDLAQLGLRAMIAGNLASYQTAAIAGILIK
- a CDS encoding polyphosphate kinase 2 family protein translates to MDTELRTYRVPLDGKVSLSEYATDDTGEFGRTAKGREKAEQQGAELKEKIADLQERLYAEAKQTLLIVLQGMDAGGKDGTIKHVMSSVNPQGCDVTSFKVPSSLEQAHDFLWRVHNAVPPHGFIGIFNRSHYEDVLVTRVHGLVDDDLAKRRFRQINDFERMLSENGVTLVKLFLHISRDEQKRRLEARLHDAKKNWKFNPGDLAERKLWKEYMRMYEDALEHTNKDGARWWIVPSDVKWYRNYVVAMIVARALKKMDPQFPPPPAGVDLSSIVIE